In Gemmatimonadales bacterium, the genomic window GCGAGAGTGCTAACCGATTGCGGGGGAAGCGGATTGCTCATGGACGCTCAGCAATATGGCCTTTCCGCCAGCTCCCGGCACTGGGTAGCGTCACCTTCTGAAACCTTCACCTTTAACCTGGCGTATTCATTCCCATGACACAGCCGATGACCGCACCAACTCTTCCATCGGTTTTTTCCCCGCTGGCAAAGGCTCTCCTCGATTCATTCCAGGAAGGCGTCGCGGTATTCGACTCGCACGGACGGGTGGTCTACCTCAATGCTGCGGGGCGAAGCGTCCTGAGCGAAGCCGGGCTCGACCCGTCCAGCGAGAAGGATGATCTGCTTCCAGAACTCGCGGCACTTGGCGGGCGTCTGTCTCCGCTTCGCGTCGGTAACATGGACCTCGGCGAGGCGATCTTCCTTCCGCATCGCGAGGGCCCGACGACCCTGGCCGAGCGCGAGAAAGATGCGATCGTGCGTTCGCTCGAAGCGCACGCATGGCGATTGGCCGAAACGGCGAAGACGCTGGGAATCTCTCGGACGACGTTGTGGCGGCGGTTGCGTGCGTACGGCCTCCACCGCGACGGACGGACGAAATGGGACCAGCACTCCTCCATACCCTGAGCTTTGCGGCGCTCGTCGCGAGCGCCACCCCACCCGACACATCGACGTACGCCGACCGGGCCACGCAGGAACTGGTGGCCCGCGCCATGGCGCGGCATGCCCAGCAGGATTCATCGGTGCGTGACTACCAGGCAAAGTTGCGATATCGTGTGTCGTTCGGCTTTGCCCGGCGAAAATGGGGCGATCCGCTGCCCGTCGCGGTTGAAGAGCAGGAGGCGACGATCGCGTGGCAGTTGCCGAACGACTTGCGCGTGAACCTGCTGGGACGCCGCAGCAAGAGTCAGCTGCAGGGCGCCGATATCACGTCGACATTCAGCCAGCCGTGGTTCGTGCCGCGAACGCTGGGGGATTCGGTTCGTGTCTTCGGCACCAACCACGTGCCGTCGCGCGCCGCGCCCCATCCGCTCGCGCCGCGGGCCGACCGCTACTATCGCTACGCTGCCGGGGATTCAATCGTCATTGTCACCGCCGGACACCGGGTGACAATCCAGAGCGTCACGGTGACCCCGAAGTACGCGGACGGATCGTACGTGGCAGGTCGGCTCTGGCTCGACGTTGCCACCGGGGAAGTCGCGCGCTTCACGTTTCGATTTGTCGGTACGGAGTTGTGGTCGGAACCCGACGGGCGCACTGCGCACGATTCCTCATCGGCTCGCAGCAACAGCGAATTCGTCAACCGGATTCTCGAGCTGAACGCCGATCTCGAGTACTCGTTGCAGGACAACCAGTTCTGGATGCCGTATCGCGAAGTCATCGCGGGGAAGATCTCGATGCCGTTCGGCATCGACTTCGCGATGCCGTTCGAAGCACGAAGCACCTTTGACGACTATGACGTCAACCAGGGGAAGGCTGTGGTCTTCGACGCGCCGTTCCCGCGCGATTCGGCGCGCTTCGGTAACCGGGGTCGCGTGCTCGCGAGTGGCCGCGGAGCCCGGCCGGCCGGAGGCGGAGCGGATTCACTGCGCCGGCGCCAGGACACCGCCGTGTTCAGGACGCGGGGCCGGAATCGGACCGGATATCTCCCCGGCGGCGGCCACTATGAAATTCACCGTCCTCCGGCGGATTCGATGCGGAACTACGCCGGCTGGGGCGACTCGCTCGTTCTCGGTGAAAATCCCGACGATCACCGGCGACTGCAGCAGGCGATGACCGACCTGGAGCACATCACTGACCAGTTGCCGGCGAAGATGACAGGACGCCCGACGTTCGGCATTACGTGGGAGAAACTGTCCGATCTGCTCCGCTACAACAGGGTGGAAGGGACCACGCTTTCACTGGGATTGCGTGTGCCCACCGCGATGCCATTCACGACGCTCTACGGCACCGCACGGTTCGGGCTTGCCGACAAGCGCCCGATGGCGCGGGTCTCTGCAGTGCGTGATGCACCAGGCGGGCAATTGATCGTCGCGGCATCGCGCGACCTCCAGGATGCCGATCCGCTGGCGCAGGGGCTGACCTTCGGGAATTCGCTGCGCGCCGTGCTGTCCGGTCACGACGATGGACAGTATCTGCTCGCGAGCGGGGCACGCGTGTCGTTCGAGACGTCCATGGGACAGGGAACCGAGTTGATGATCGCCGGCCGTGCGGAAGATGAGCGGAGCGTCGCCAGCGTCGCGCGTGCGTTCATTCCGCGAATCGGCGGCGCTGACGGGTACTTCCCGTCCAACGATTCCGTGCGCGAGGGATTCGCCGTCGGCCCGACGATCCGGCTGGAGCATTCGGGGCCCGGAATCGGCTGGATGGTCGACGCCGAAGGGCTCGATGCCGACAACGATCTTGCGGCACGGCTCGCCGGGAAGCTGGAGTTCAAGGAGCTGATGGGCGGGTGGGTGACGACCCGGATTTCGATGGGAATCGGCGCGGGGACGGAGGCGGTGCCGCAGATGGCGCTGCGTGCCGGTGGACTCAACACCGTGCGAGGCTATGATTTTGGCGTGGCGCGGGGCGATGCACTCTGGGCGACGCAATTCGACGTGAGCCGGCCAAGCCGGAGGACGGTCAAAGTGGTCGGTTTTGTCGACATGGGAGAGGCAGGATTGCTTCGAGACTTCGGCGCTGCACCGTTTCTCTCGGGAGCTGGTGTCGGCGTGTCGGTCCTCGGTGGCTTCGTGCGC contains:
- a CDS encoding helix-turn-helix domain-containing protein, which translates into the protein MTAPTLPSVFSPLAKALLDSFQEGVAVFDSHGRVVYLNAAGRSVLSEAGLDPSSEKDDLLPELAALGGRLSPLRVGNMDLGEAIFLPHREGPTTLAEREKDAIVRSLEAHAWRLAETAKTLGISRTTLWRRLRAYGLHRDGRTKWDQHSSIP